One Molothrus ater isolate BHLD 08-10-18 breed brown headed cowbird chromosome 30, BPBGC_Mater_1.1, whole genome shotgun sequence DNA segment encodes these proteins:
- the DIP2B gene encoding disco-interacting protein 2 homolog B isoform X2, which translates to MAEPAAVSSLPREVREQLAELELELSEGDITQKGYEKKRAKLLAPYVPQTQGVDPAVQKESKPQMPVPSAAPASASSSSSSSKFHRARSGGARDERYRSDIHTEAVQAALAKHKEQKMALPMPTKRRSTFVQSPADACTPPDTSSASEDEGSLRRQAALSAALHQSLQNAESWINRSVQGSSTSSSASSTLSHGEGKGTSGSLADVFANTRIESFSVPPDVTATTSTPSPRPAAIDLPPSGIVKGMHKGSNRSSLMDTADGVPVSSRVSTKIQQLLNTLKRPKRPPLKEFFVDDFEEIVEVPQPDPNQPKPEGRQMTPVKGEPLGVVCNWPPALEAALQRWGTTQAKCPCLTALDVTGKPVYTLTYGKLWSRSLKLAYTLLNKLGTKNEPVLKPGDRVALVYPNNDPVMFMVAFYGCLLAEVIPVPIEDAGGQQIGFLLGSCGIALALTTEVCLKGLPKTQNGEIVQFKGWPRLKWVVTDSKYLSKSPKDWQPNISAAGTEPAYIEYKTSKEGSVMGVTVSRVAMLAHCQALSQACNYSEGETIVNVLDFKKDAGLWHGILTNVMNKLHTISVPYSVMKTCPLSWVQRVHAHKAKVALVKCRDLHWAMMAHRDQRDVSLSSLRMLIVTDGANPWSVSSCDAFLSLFQSHGLKPEAICPCATSPEAMTVAIRRPGVPGAPLPGRAILSMNGLSFGVIRVNTEDKNSALTVQDVGHVMPGGMMCIVKPDGPPQLCKTDEIGEICVSSRAGGMMYYGLAGVTKNTFEVIPVNSSGSPVGEVPFVRSGLLGFVGPGSLVFVVGKMDGLLTVSGRRHNADDIVATGLAVESIKTVYRGRIAVFSVSVFYDERIVVVAEQRPDASEEDSFQWMSRVLQAIDSIHQVGVYCLALVPANTLPKTPLGGIHISQTKQHFLEGSLHPCNILMCPHTCVTNLPKPRQKQPGVGPASVMVGNLVAGKRIAQASGRDLGQIEDNDLVKKHQFLTEVLQWRAQATPDHPLFLLLNAKGTTVCTATCLQLHKKAERIASVLCDKGHLNAGDNVVLLYPPGIELITAFYGCLYSGCVPVTVRPPHAQSLVATLPTVRMIVEVSKAACILTTQTLMRLLKSREAAGAVDVKTWPTIIDTDDLPRKRLAQIYKPPTPEMLAYLDFSVSTTGMLTGVKMSHAAVSGLCRAIKLQCELYSSRQIAICLDPYCGLGFVLWCLCSVYSGHQSILIPPMELESNLFLWLSTVSQYKIRDTFCSYSVMELCTKGLGNQVEMLKARGINLSCVRTCVVVAEERPRVSLTHSFSKLFKDIGLSSRAVSTTFGSRVNVAICLQGTSGPDPTTVYVDLKSLRHDRVRLVERGAPQSLLLSESGKILPGVKVVIVNPETKGPLGDSHLGEIWVNSPHTASGYYTIYDNETLQADHFNTRLSFGDAAQTLWARTGYLGFVRRTELTAASGERHDALYVVGALDETLELRGLRYHPIDIETSVSRTHRSIAECAVFTWTNLLVVVVELCGCEQEALDLVPLVTNVVLEEHYLIVGVVVVVDPGVIPINSRGEKQRMHLRDSFLADQLDPIYVAYNM; encoded by the exons gGGACATCACACAGAAGGGGTATGAGAAGAAGAGAGCGAAGCTGCTGGCTCCGTATGTTCCACAAACCCAAG ggGTTGATCCAGCAGTACAGAAGGAATCCAAACCTCAGATGCCCGTTccatctgcagctccagcctcagcatcatcctcctcatcctcatccaaATTCCACCGAGCTCGCTCAGGGGGAGCCAGAGATGAACGTTACCGATCTG ACATCCACACGGAAGCGGTCCAGGCGGCGCTGGCCAAGCACAAGGAGCAGAAGAtggccctgcccatgcccaCCAAGCGCCGCTCCACCTTCGTCCAGTCCCCAGCAGACGCCTGCACTCCCCCAG ACACGTCTTCCGCCTCCGAGGACGAGGGCTCGCTCAGGCGCcaagctgctctctctgctgcatTGCACCAGAGCTTACAGAATGCTGAGTCTTGGATCAACCGATCTGTTCAGGGGTCATCCACATCCTCATCAGCATCCTCTACACTTTCCCATGGAGAAGGCAAAGGGACCAGTGGGTCACTAGCTGATGTATTTGCCAATACTCGAATAG aaagtttCTCAGTCCCTCCAGATGTCACAGCAACTACCTCCACCCCCTCACCACGGCCAGCAGCCATCGACCTCCCTCCCTCTGGGATTGTCAAGGGGATGCACAAGGGATCCAACCGCTCCAGTCTCATGGACACTGCCGATG GTgttcctgtgagcagcagagtcTCCACAAAAATTCAGCAGTTGCTGAACACCTTGAAAAGACCTAAAAGACCACCCCTGAAAGAATTCTTTGTGGATGATTTTGAAGAAATTGTGGAAG TTCCCCAGCCTGACCCCAACCAGCCCAAGCCCGAGGGCCGGCAGATGACCCCGGTGAAGGGGGAGCCCCTGGGAGTGGTCTGTAACTGgcctcctgccctggaagcagctctgcagcgcTGGGGAACCACTCAGGCCAAGTGTCCCTGCCTGACAGCCCTGGATGTGACAGGAAAACCAGTTTATACCCTCACATATG GCAAGCTGTGGAGCAGAAGTCTCAAGCTGGCCTACACCCTGCTTAATAAACTGGGGACCAAAAACGAACCTGTGTTAAAGCCTGGAGACAGG GTAGCCCTTGTGTATCCCAACAACGACCCCGTGATGTTCATGGTGGCATTTTATGGCTGTCTCCTGGCTGAGGTGATCCCAGTGCCTATAGAG GATGCTGGTGGGCAGCAGATTGGTTTcctgctggggagctgtggcATTGCTCTGGCCCTCACCACTGAAGTGTGTCTGAAAGGGCTCCCAAAAACCCAGAATGGAGAAATTGTGCAGTTTAAAG GTTGGCCCAGACTCAAATGGGTTGTGACAGATTCAAAATATCTCTCCAAATCTCCCAAGGACTGGCAGCCCAACAtctcagcagcaggaactgaGCCAGCATATATTGAG TACAAGACCAGCAAGGAGGGCAGTGTCATGGGTGTCACCGTGTCCCGTGTGGCCATGCTGGCCCACTGCCAGGCCTTGTCCCAGGCCTGCAACTACTCTGAAG GTGAAACGATAGTGAATGTGTTGGATTTTAAGAAGgatgcagggctgtggcacGGCATTCTAACG aatGTAATGAACAAGCTGCACACTATCAGCGTGCCCTATTCTGTGATGAAAACCTGTCCTCTCTCATGGGTGCAGAGGGTTCACGCCCACAAAG CAAAAGTCGCTCTGGTGAAGTGTCGGGACTTGCACTGGGCCATGATGGCGCACCGGGACCAAAGAGACGTGAGCCTGAGCTCGCTGCGCATGCTGATCGTCACCGACGGCGCCAACCCCT gGTCTGTTTCCTCCTGTGATGCCTTCCTGAGCTTGTTTCAGAGCCATGGGCTCAAACCAGAGGCGAtttgtccctgtgccacctcccccGAAGCGATGACCGTTGCAATCCGGAG GCCTGGAGTCCCCGGGGCCCCTCTGCCAGGCAGAGCCATCCTGTCCATGAATGGGCTGAGCTTCGGTGTCATTCGGGTCAACACCGAGGATAAAAACTCTGCTCTCACTGTCCAGGACGTCGGGCACGTGATGCCAGGAG GCATGATGTGTATAGTGAAACCAGATGGGCCACCCCAGCTCTGTAAAACAGACGAGATTGGTGAAATCTGTGtgagctccagagcaggaggaatgaTGTACTATGGGCTGGCAGGGGTGACAAAGAATACTTTCGAG GTGATCCCTGTGAACTCCTCTGGCTCTCCAGTGGGGGAAGTGCCCTTCGTGCGCTCCGGCTTGCTGGGATTTGTCGGACCC GGCAGTTTGGTGTTTGTGGTTGGGAAAATGGACGGGTTGCTGACCGTGAGCGGGAGAAGGCACAACGCCGACGACATCGTGGCCACAGGACTGGCCGTGGAGTCAATAAAAACAGTTTACAGAGGAAG GATTGCTGTGTTCTCCGTGTCTGTGTTCTACGACGAGAGGATCGTGgtggtggcagagcagaggccaGATGCATCTGAGGAGGACAGTTTCCAGTGGATGAGTCGGGTGCTGCAG GCCATTGACAGCATTCACCAAGTGGGTGTTTACTGCCTTGCTCTCGTGCCAGCCAACACATTGCCAAAAACTCCGCTGGGAGGGATCCACATCTCCCAAACCAAACAGCACTTTCTGGAGGGCTCTCTGCACCCCTGCAACATCCTCATGTGCCCACACACTTGTGTGACAAACTTGCCAAAGCCCAGGCAGAAACAGCCAG GGGTGGGCCCTGCCTCTGTGATGGTGGGGAACCTGGTTGCTGGGAAGAGAATCGCTCAAGCCTCTGGGAGAGATCTGGGTCAAATAGAAGACAACGATTTAGTTAAAAAG CACCAGTTCCTGACAGAAGTGTTGCAGTGGAGAGCTCAAGCGACTCCTGACCACCCACTCTTCCTTTTATTGAATGCCAAG GGAACCACTGTGTGCACGGccacctgcctgcagctgcacaaaaaggctgagagaatcGCATCAGTGCTGTGTGACAAAGGCCATCTCAATGCAGGAGACAATGTGGTGCTTCTTTATCCTCCTG GCATCGAGCTCATCACGGCCTTCTACGGCTGCCTGTACTCGGGCTGTGTCCCCGTCACCGTGCGCCCACCGCACGCCCAGAGCCTGGTGGCAACGCTGCCCACAGTGAGGATGATCGTGGAG GTCAGCAAAGCCGCCTGCATCCTCACAACCCAGACCTTGATGAGGCTGCTCAAGTCCAGAGAGGCAGCTGGTGCTGTGGATGTGAAAACCTGGCCAACCATCATTGACACAG ATGACTTGCCCAGGAAGAGGCTGGCCCAGATCTATAAGCCACCTACACCTGAAATGTTGGCATATCTAGATTTTAGTGTTTCCACAACAGGCATGCTCACAGGAGTAAAG ATGTCCCACGCTGCAGTCAGTGGCCTGTGCAGGGCCATCAAGCTCCAGTGTGAGCTCTACTCCTCGCGGCAGATTGCCATTTGTCTGGACCCCTACTGCGGGCTGGGATTTGTGCTCTGGTGCCTTTGCAG TGTGTATTCTGGACATCAGTCAATTTTAATTCCTCCTATGGAGCTGGAATCCAATCTTTTTCTCTGGTTATCTACTGTCAGCCAGTATAAAATAAGGGACACTTTCTGTTCCTATTCAGTCATGGAACTGTGTACAAAGGGACTTGGAAACCAAGTTGAAATGTTAAAG GCCCGAGGCATTAACCTGTCCTGTGTCCGGACCTGCGTGGTGGTGGCGGAGGAGCGGCCGCGCGTGTCCCTCACTCATTCCTTCTCCAAGCTCTTCAAGGACATCGGGCTCTCGTCCCGGGCTGTGAGCACCACCTTTGGCTCACGGGTCAATGTGGCCATCTGTTTACAG GGAACATCAGGGCCAGACCCCACCACGGTGTATGTAGACCTGAAATCCTTGAGACATGACAG AGTCCGTCTGGTGGAACGAGGAGCTCCACAGAGCCTGCTGCTCTCCGAGTCTGGGAAG ATTCTGCCTGGGGTCAAAGTGGTCATTGTCAACCCAGAGACAAAAGGGCCTCTGGGAGATTCTCACCTTGGGGAG atcTGGGTGAACAGCCCCCACACGGCCAGCGGCTACTACACCATCTACGACAACGAGACCCTGCAGGCCGACCACTTCAACACCCGCCTGAGCTTCGGCGACGCCGCGCAGACGCTCTGGGCGCGCACGGGGTACCTGGGCTTCGTGCGGCGCACCGAGCTCACGGCGGCCAGCggag agcgCCACGATGCCCTGTACGTTGTGGGAGCCCTGGATGAGACCCTGGAGCTGCGGGGGCTGCGCTACCACCCCATCGACATCGAGACCTCGGTGTCCCGAACCCACAGGAGCATTGCTGAATG TGCTGTGTTCACCTGGACCAacctgctggtggtggtggtggagctgtgtggctgtgagcaggaggctctggattTGGTGCCTCTGGTTACCAACgtggtgctggaggagcatTACCTGATtgtgggggtggtggtggtggtggatcCTGGAGTCATCCCCATCAATTCCCGAGGCGAGAAGCAACGGATGCACCTCCGGGACAGTTTCCTGGCAGATCAGCTGGACCCCATTTACGTGGCCTACAACATGTGA
- the DIP2B gene encoding disco-interacting protein 2 homolog B isoform X1 — translation MAEPAAVSSLPREVREQLAELELELSEGDITQKGYEKKRAKLLAPYVPQTQGVDPAVQKESKPQMPVPSAAPASASSSSSSSKFHRARSGGARDERYRSDIHTEAVQAALAKHKEQKMALPMPTKRRSTFVQSPADACTPPDTSSASEDEGSLRRQAALSAALHQSLQNAESWINRSVQGSSTSSSASSTLSHGEGKGTSGSLADVFANTRIESFSVPPDVTATTSTPSPRPAAIDLPPSGIVKGMHKGSNRSSLMDTADGVPVSSRVSTKIQQLLNTLKRPKRPPLKEFFVDDFEEIVEVPQPDPNQPKPEGRQMTPVKGEPLGVVCNWPPALEAALQRWGTTQAKCPCLTALDVTGKPVYTLTYGKLWSRSLKLAYTLLNKLGTKNEPVLKPGDRVALVYPNNDPVMFMVAFYGCLLAEVIPVPIEVPLTRKDAGGQQIGFLLGSCGIALALTTEVCLKGLPKTQNGEIVQFKGWPRLKWVVTDSKYLSKSPKDWQPNISAAGTEPAYIEYKTSKEGSVMGVTVSRVAMLAHCQALSQACNYSEGETIVNVLDFKKDAGLWHGILTNVMNKLHTISVPYSVMKTCPLSWVQRVHAHKAKVALVKCRDLHWAMMAHRDQRDVSLSSLRMLIVTDGANPWSVSSCDAFLSLFQSHGLKPEAICPCATSPEAMTVAIRRPGVPGAPLPGRAILSMNGLSFGVIRVNTEDKNSALTVQDVGHVMPGGMMCIVKPDGPPQLCKTDEIGEICVSSRAGGMMYYGLAGVTKNTFEVIPVNSSGSPVGEVPFVRSGLLGFVGPGSLVFVVGKMDGLLTVSGRRHNADDIVATGLAVESIKTVYRGRIAVFSVSVFYDERIVVVAEQRPDASEEDSFQWMSRVLQAIDSIHQVGVYCLALVPANTLPKTPLGGIHISQTKQHFLEGSLHPCNILMCPHTCVTNLPKPRQKQPGVGPASVMVGNLVAGKRIAQASGRDLGQIEDNDLVKKHQFLTEVLQWRAQATPDHPLFLLLNAKGTTVCTATCLQLHKKAERIASVLCDKGHLNAGDNVVLLYPPGIELITAFYGCLYSGCVPVTVRPPHAQSLVATLPTVRMIVEVSKAACILTTQTLMRLLKSREAAGAVDVKTWPTIIDTDDLPRKRLAQIYKPPTPEMLAYLDFSVSTTGMLTGVKMSHAAVSGLCRAIKLQCELYSSRQIAICLDPYCGLGFVLWCLCSVYSGHQSILIPPMELESNLFLWLSTVSQYKIRDTFCSYSVMELCTKGLGNQVEMLKARGINLSCVRTCVVVAEERPRVSLTHSFSKLFKDIGLSSRAVSTTFGSRVNVAICLQGTSGPDPTTVYVDLKSLRHDRVRLVERGAPQSLLLSESGKILPGVKVVIVNPETKGPLGDSHLGEIWVNSPHTASGYYTIYDNETLQADHFNTRLSFGDAAQTLWARTGYLGFVRRTELTAASGERHDALYVVGALDETLELRGLRYHPIDIETSVSRTHRSIAECAVFTWTNLLVVVVELCGCEQEALDLVPLVTNVVLEEHYLIVGVVVVVDPGVIPINSRGEKQRMHLRDSFLADQLDPIYVAYNM, via the exons gGGACATCACACAGAAGGGGTATGAGAAGAAGAGAGCGAAGCTGCTGGCTCCGTATGTTCCACAAACCCAAG ggGTTGATCCAGCAGTACAGAAGGAATCCAAACCTCAGATGCCCGTTccatctgcagctccagcctcagcatcatcctcctcatcctcatccaaATTCCACCGAGCTCGCTCAGGGGGAGCCAGAGATGAACGTTACCGATCTG ACATCCACACGGAAGCGGTCCAGGCGGCGCTGGCCAAGCACAAGGAGCAGAAGAtggccctgcccatgcccaCCAAGCGCCGCTCCACCTTCGTCCAGTCCCCAGCAGACGCCTGCACTCCCCCAG ACACGTCTTCCGCCTCCGAGGACGAGGGCTCGCTCAGGCGCcaagctgctctctctgctgcatTGCACCAGAGCTTACAGAATGCTGAGTCTTGGATCAACCGATCTGTTCAGGGGTCATCCACATCCTCATCAGCATCCTCTACACTTTCCCATGGAGAAGGCAAAGGGACCAGTGGGTCACTAGCTGATGTATTTGCCAATACTCGAATAG aaagtttCTCAGTCCCTCCAGATGTCACAGCAACTACCTCCACCCCCTCACCACGGCCAGCAGCCATCGACCTCCCTCCCTCTGGGATTGTCAAGGGGATGCACAAGGGATCCAACCGCTCCAGTCTCATGGACACTGCCGATG GTgttcctgtgagcagcagagtcTCCACAAAAATTCAGCAGTTGCTGAACACCTTGAAAAGACCTAAAAGACCACCCCTGAAAGAATTCTTTGTGGATGATTTTGAAGAAATTGTGGAAG TTCCCCAGCCTGACCCCAACCAGCCCAAGCCCGAGGGCCGGCAGATGACCCCGGTGAAGGGGGAGCCCCTGGGAGTGGTCTGTAACTGgcctcctgccctggaagcagctctgcagcgcTGGGGAACCACTCAGGCCAAGTGTCCCTGCCTGACAGCCCTGGATGTGACAGGAAAACCAGTTTATACCCTCACATATG GCAAGCTGTGGAGCAGAAGTCTCAAGCTGGCCTACACCCTGCTTAATAAACTGGGGACCAAAAACGAACCTGTGTTAAAGCCTGGAGACAGG GTAGCCCTTGTGTATCCCAACAACGACCCCGTGATGTTCATGGTGGCATTTTATGGCTGTCTCCTGGCTGAGGTGATCCCAGTGCCTATAGAGGTACCTCTTACCAGAAAG GATGCTGGTGGGCAGCAGATTGGTTTcctgctggggagctgtggcATTGCTCTGGCCCTCACCACTGAAGTGTGTCTGAAAGGGCTCCCAAAAACCCAGAATGGAGAAATTGTGCAGTTTAAAG GTTGGCCCAGACTCAAATGGGTTGTGACAGATTCAAAATATCTCTCCAAATCTCCCAAGGACTGGCAGCCCAACAtctcagcagcaggaactgaGCCAGCATATATTGAG TACAAGACCAGCAAGGAGGGCAGTGTCATGGGTGTCACCGTGTCCCGTGTGGCCATGCTGGCCCACTGCCAGGCCTTGTCCCAGGCCTGCAACTACTCTGAAG GTGAAACGATAGTGAATGTGTTGGATTTTAAGAAGgatgcagggctgtggcacGGCATTCTAACG aatGTAATGAACAAGCTGCACACTATCAGCGTGCCCTATTCTGTGATGAAAACCTGTCCTCTCTCATGGGTGCAGAGGGTTCACGCCCACAAAG CAAAAGTCGCTCTGGTGAAGTGTCGGGACTTGCACTGGGCCATGATGGCGCACCGGGACCAAAGAGACGTGAGCCTGAGCTCGCTGCGCATGCTGATCGTCACCGACGGCGCCAACCCCT gGTCTGTTTCCTCCTGTGATGCCTTCCTGAGCTTGTTTCAGAGCCATGGGCTCAAACCAGAGGCGAtttgtccctgtgccacctcccccGAAGCGATGACCGTTGCAATCCGGAG GCCTGGAGTCCCCGGGGCCCCTCTGCCAGGCAGAGCCATCCTGTCCATGAATGGGCTGAGCTTCGGTGTCATTCGGGTCAACACCGAGGATAAAAACTCTGCTCTCACTGTCCAGGACGTCGGGCACGTGATGCCAGGAG GCATGATGTGTATAGTGAAACCAGATGGGCCACCCCAGCTCTGTAAAACAGACGAGATTGGTGAAATCTGTGtgagctccagagcaggaggaatgaTGTACTATGGGCTGGCAGGGGTGACAAAGAATACTTTCGAG GTGATCCCTGTGAACTCCTCTGGCTCTCCAGTGGGGGAAGTGCCCTTCGTGCGCTCCGGCTTGCTGGGATTTGTCGGACCC GGCAGTTTGGTGTTTGTGGTTGGGAAAATGGACGGGTTGCTGACCGTGAGCGGGAGAAGGCACAACGCCGACGACATCGTGGCCACAGGACTGGCCGTGGAGTCAATAAAAACAGTTTACAGAGGAAG GATTGCTGTGTTCTCCGTGTCTGTGTTCTACGACGAGAGGATCGTGgtggtggcagagcagaggccaGATGCATCTGAGGAGGACAGTTTCCAGTGGATGAGTCGGGTGCTGCAG GCCATTGACAGCATTCACCAAGTGGGTGTTTACTGCCTTGCTCTCGTGCCAGCCAACACATTGCCAAAAACTCCGCTGGGAGGGATCCACATCTCCCAAACCAAACAGCACTTTCTGGAGGGCTCTCTGCACCCCTGCAACATCCTCATGTGCCCACACACTTGTGTGACAAACTTGCCAAAGCCCAGGCAGAAACAGCCAG GGGTGGGCCCTGCCTCTGTGATGGTGGGGAACCTGGTTGCTGGGAAGAGAATCGCTCAAGCCTCTGGGAGAGATCTGGGTCAAATAGAAGACAACGATTTAGTTAAAAAG CACCAGTTCCTGACAGAAGTGTTGCAGTGGAGAGCTCAAGCGACTCCTGACCACCCACTCTTCCTTTTATTGAATGCCAAG GGAACCACTGTGTGCACGGccacctgcctgcagctgcacaaaaaggctgagagaatcGCATCAGTGCTGTGTGACAAAGGCCATCTCAATGCAGGAGACAATGTGGTGCTTCTTTATCCTCCTG GCATCGAGCTCATCACGGCCTTCTACGGCTGCCTGTACTCGGGCTGTGTCCCCGTCACCGTGCGCCCACCGCACGCCCAGAGCCTGGTGGCAACGCTGCCCACAGTGAGGATGATCGTGGAG GTCAGCAAAGCCGCCTGCATCCTCACAACCCAGACCTTGATGAGGCTGCTCAAGTCCAGAGAGGCAGCTGGTGCTGTGGATGTGAAAACCTGGCCAACCATCATTGACACAG ATGACTTGCCCAGGAAGAGGCTGGCCCAGATCTATAAGCCACCTACACCTGAAATGTTGGCATATCTAGATTTTAGTGTTTCCACAACAGGCATGCTCACAGGAGTAAAG ATGTCCCACGCTGCAGTCAGTGGCCTGTGCAGGGCCATCAAGCTCCAGTGTGAGCTCTACTCCTCGCGGCAGATTGCCATTTGTCTGGACCCCTACTGCGGGCTGGGATTTGTGCTCTGGTGCCTTTGCAG TGTGTATTCTGGACATCAGTCAATTTTAATTCCTCCTATGGAGCTGGAATCCAATCTTTTTCTCTGGTTATCTACTGTCAGCCAGTATAAAATAAGGGACACTTTCTGTTCCTATTCAGTCATGGAACTGTGTACAAAGGGACTTGGAAACCAAGTTGAAATGTTAAAG GCCCGAGGCATTAACCTGTCCTGTGTCCGGACCTGCGTGGTGGTGGCGGAGGAGCGGCCGCGCGTGTCCCTCACTCATTCCTTCTCCAAGCTCTTCAAGGACATCGGGCTCTCGTCCCGGGCTGTGAGCACCACCTTTGGCTCACGGGTCAATGTGGCCATCTGTTTACAG GGAACATCAGGGCCAGACCCCACCACGGTGTATGTAGACCTGAAATCCTTGAGACATGACAG AGTCCGTCTGGTGGAACGAGGAGCTCCACAGAGCCTGCTGCTCTCCGAGTCTGGGAAG ATTCTGCCTGGGGTCAAAGTGGTCATTGTCAACCCAGAGACAAAAGGGCCTCTGGGAGATTCTCACCTTGGGGAG atcTGGGTGAACAGCCCCCACACGGCCAGCGGCTACTACACCATCTACGACAACGAGACCCTGCAGGCCGACCACTTCAACACCCGCCTGAGCTTCGGCGACGCCGCGCAGACGCTCTGGGCGCGCACGGGGTACCTGGGCTTCGTGCGGCGCACCGAGCTCACGGCGGCCAGCggag agcgCCACGATGCCCTGTACGTTGTGGGAGCCCTGGATGAGACCCTGGAGCTGCGGGGGCTGCGCTACCACCCCATCGACATCGAGACCTCGGTGTCCCGAACCCACAGGAGCATTGCTGAATG TGCTGTGTTCACCTGGACCAacctgctggtggtggtggtggagctgtgtggctgtgagcaggaggctctggattTGGTGCCTCTGGTTACCAACgtggtgctggaggagcatTACCTGATtgtgggggtggtggtggtggtggatcCTGGAGTCATCCCCATCAATTCCCGAGGCGAGAAGCAACGGATGCACCTCCGGGACAGTTTCCTGGCAGATCAGCTGGACCCCATTTACGTGGCCTACAACATGTGA